AGAATGCTAGCCTGTCGAATGAGCGATCCTGCAAATTTGCGACGCTCAAACCATAATGCGCCATGTTTTGCATCAATTGTGGATTGTAATTCCATCAGGCGGGCAAAAGCCGCGCATACACTGCCTTGTTCAGCCATGGCACCATATGTTTTCCATGTATCAAGACGTAATTCGGCAAATGCCGTGCGTAACGGCATTATGATCACTATAAGGACATGAAAAATCAAAATAAGACGGCGCACAGATAACTTTCCATTGCATAGCAGGCACCCTCGGCGCCAAACATACTATTGTGCCGTCATTAACCTTTAGGCTGAACATAATATTAGATTAATTTAATGGAAGTGCAGACTCGCTTTTACTTATTTTTTGAAGCGCAAAGCCTCACCAGCTGCCCTAATCAAAGCAAGGGCTTTATTCTGCGTTTCTTCATATTCAGCTTCAGGATCACTGTCATACACAATACCCGCACCAGCCTGCACATGCATTTTCTGGTCTTTGATCACGGCGGTGCGAAGCGCGATACATGTATCAAGCTCGCCAGCGACAGAAATATAGCCAATCGCGCCAGCATAGATGCCTCGCCGATCAGGCTCCATATCATCGATGATTTCCATCGCTCGAATTTTGGGTGCACCCGATACAGTGCCAGCGGGAAATCCAGCAATCATGGCATCAAGAGCATCAAGATCGTCACGTATTGTGCCTTCGACTTGAGAGGCTATGTGCATAACATGCGAGTAATATTCGACATCGTAGTTTGATTTAACCCGGACTGAACCTGGCTTGGACACGCGCCCGACATCATTGCGGCCAAGGTCAAGGAGCATCAAATGTTCTGCCCGTTCTTTTATGTCAGCCATAAGGCTGGCGGCGTTGGCTTCGTCTTCTTCTTTTGTCAGGCCACGTTTGCGGGTGCCTGCTATTGGGCGGATTGTGACCTCTTTATTGCGAAGACGTACCAGAATTTCGGGACTAGAGCCTACAATCGAAAGATTGCCAAAATCAAAAAAGAACAGAAATGGTGATGGATTTAGACGACGTAAAGATCTGTAAAGATTGATCGCTGGCAAATGAAACGGAATTGTAAAGCGTTGCGATAAAACAACCTGAAAGATATCTCCTGCCCTTATATGTTCCTTGGCTTTGCGCACCATATCGAGAAAGGCCGGCTTCACCATATTTGTTTCAGGCGCAGGCAAATTGGCATTGGCATCGCCGTCCTCGGTCTGCGGTATAGGTGCATCAAGTGCGTTTACCGCGTCTTGTAAGCGGTTTTGTGCGGCGTCCCATGCTGTTTGCGCGTCTGTCCATTCGGATGGGCGCACTTGTGTGACCAATGTGATTGTGTCTTTCAAGCGGTCAAAAATAGCGACAATTGAGGGGCGTATAAGGACGGAGTCATAGACATCAAACGCTGCATCATTCTGGTCTGGGATATTTTCGATATGCCGGATCATATCATAGCCAAAATAGCCGAATAGGCCTGCTGACATAGGTGGTAAATCGCCCATATCATCCATGGCGGATTCAGCAAGAAGCATGCGCAACGAACTCAGAGGTGCTGCGCTGTCAGCGACAAAATGATCACTGTTGGCCGGGTCGCGGTTGCATTCGGCCACATTGCCACGACACCGCCAGATCAGATCCGGGTTCATGCCGATGACAGAAAACCGTCCACGCACTTCGCCGCCTTCAACTGACTCGAGCAGAAAACAGTTGCTCTTGTCATTGCCCAGCTTCAAAAAGGCAGATACAGGTGTTTGGGTGTCGGCAATAAAGACGCGGTGAAGCAAGGACGGTTTGTTGGCTTCAAAGCGGCCAACAAAACTGTCAAAGCTATCGGATATAGCCGACATTACTGCTGACTTCCGACCAACAATTGCCTTACTGGCTCAATGTTGATTTGCAGATCATGCTCTTGTGACAATTTGATGGCCATAAAGCTGATGACATCTTCTGTGATTGCATTTTTCATTATATCAGCAACCATCTTGTTGGTGTCGTCGATCTCGCTTTGCTCGGCCTCAATGATTTCACTCGTCATCACAGCGATAGCTTCGGTGCCTGTTTCCACAACATCAAAATCACCATTTGCTTGCGCAAAAGCCGTGTTAGCGATCAGCCGTGCCGCTTCGTGATCAAGGCCAAGACCATTGCGACGGAATTTTGAACTTGCCGCAATATTGTCAAAGCTGGCAGGATTGGCAATGGCGGCATCAGCTGCTGCACGTGCGGATTTTATAGCCTGTACAAGCTTCCAATCTTTGATTGCGCGTTGTTTAACTTCATCCAGCGTACGAGGCCGTGCCTCGGTTTCTGTGGTCACATCCACCATGAAGAAGATATCTGCGCTGGCTTCCTGCAAGACACTTAACGTGCCAATATCATTCGTCCATATAGCTTCGATGATGGCACTTTCTTGGGCGATTTCGGAATCGTCCACCATCGGCTGTCCATCAATATCAAGCCCATTACGGTCAATATCGTTAATCGTCACGATCTTGCCACCAGCCTTGCCAAGCGCTTCGTCAAGGCTGGCACCCGAAGCAATCTCGTCTTCAAGGAGATTGGCGCGTTCATAGAGCAGGTCAATAGCTTCTTCGCTACGTAATGTACGGGTGATTTCATCACGAACATCTTCAAGTGTTGCGTTTCCACCCTCGGTAATGTCATCAACGATCAATATATGCTGACCAAACAATGTCTCTACCGGTCCGGTCACAACGTTGACGCTAGCATCAAATACCGCATCGGCGATTGCACCATCAAGCCCATCACGCGTCACGGTTCCCAACATAACGTCAGTATCCGTCCAATTCAGCATATCAGCAGCAACTGCGTTAAAGTCTTCACCCTGATCAACGCGCGCGCGCGCTTCGTTAGCCTTTTTGGCATCTTCAAACACCATTTGACGCACAACACGTGTTTCAGGTGTGGAAAATTCATCAATACGCGTGCCAAAAGCGTCTTTGATCATATCTTCTGAAATATCGACATCAGCTTCGATGAGCGTGGCTGAGATAAAACCAACCCGCGCCGAACGAACTGTAGGGGCGTCGTAGCTGGATTTGTTCTCGGAAAAATATGTATCCAGATCAGCGTCGGATGGTGTTCCAATATTATCAGCGTCAACAGCAAAGCTTTGCATCTTTACCACCCGTTGCTGAAGCTCATATTTGGTCAACAAAGTATCAGCGGCTTTGTTGGAGACAACACCTGCAACAAGGGCGCGGGTCAATTGGTCACGCTTTAATGCACTATCAACGCGGCCTAGATATTCAGCTTCGCTAATGCCTGCGCTGGCTAGCGTCTGCATGAAGCGCCCTTCAGAAAAGCTTCCCATTTCATCCTGAAAATTGGTTTCATTGGCAACGGCGTCACGTTGCATCGCGCGCGTGACTGTCAGGCCAAGGGTATTATTTTCAGCGTTGAAGATGACCGCACGAGAGAGCGAACCAACAATTTCAGACAAAAGTCCGGTTTGCAACGCCTCACCAGTAGATGAATTCGGCATATAATTGCGACGGGCGCGCTCAAACTCAAGCGCCACTTCGCGAGGTGACAGGCTTTCTTCACTAGCTGAAACAGCTTTATCACTACCGCCGATCAAGCCGGTTGTTATGTCGCCGACGCCCCAGAGCGCGAAACCGCCTGCAAGAAACACAAGGAAGGCTTTCATTATGGGGGATTTAGCGCCGCTACGCATGGCCTGAAGCATATTAATCTCTATCTTTTAGTTGGTTAGGGATGCACCATGCCATACAGCAAGCCGCGCCCCGCATGAACGCATTATTGTTGAACTTGTCCCATTAATACTTGCTGACGTGCCTATCGGCAACTTGATTTGAACAATACTGCATAAAAACAGCTTGATTTTGGTAATGTTAGTGGGCTTTTCAACATTTCCCAAGCCTTT
This window of the Candidatus Puniceispirillum marinum IMCC1322 genome carries:
- the trpE gene encoding anthranilate synthase component I, producing the protein MSAISDSFDSFVGRFEANKPSLLHRVFIADTQTPVSAFLKLGNDKSNCFLLESVEGGEVRGRFSVIGMNPDLIWRCRGNVAECNRDPANSDHFVADSAAPLSSLRMLLAESAMDDMGDLPPMSAGLFGYFGYDMIRHIENIPDQNDAAFDVYDSVLIRPSIVAIFDRLKDTITLVTQVRPSEWTDAQTAWDAAQNRLQDAVNALDAPIPQTEDGDANANLPAPETNMVKPAFLDMVRKAKEHIRAGDIFQVVLSQRFTIPFHLPAINLYRSLRRLNPSPFLFFFDFGNLSIVGSSPEILVRLRNKEVTIRPIAGTRKRGLTKEEDEANAASLMADIKERAEHLMLLDLGRNDVGRVSKPGSVRVKSNYDVEYYSHVMHIASQVEGTIRDDLDALDAMIAGFPAGTVSGAPKIRAMEIIDDMEPDRRGIYAGAIGYISVAGELDTCIALRTAVIKDQKMHVQAGAGIVYDSDPEAEYEETQNKALALIRAAGEALRFKK
- a CDS encoding peptidylprolyl isomerase, with product MLQAMRSGAKSPIMKAFLVFLAGGFALWGVGDITTGLIGGSDKAVSASEESLSPREVALEFERARRNYMPNSSTGEALQTGLLSEIVGSLSRAVIFNAENNTLGLTVTRAMQRDAVANETNFQDEMGSFSEGRFMQTLASAGISEAEYLGRVDSALKRDQLTRALVAGVVSNKAADTLLTKYELQQRVVKMQSFAVDADNIGTPSDADLDTYFSENKSSYDAPTVRSARVGFISATLIEADVDISEDMIKDAFGTRIDEFSTPETRVVRQMVFEDAKKANEARARVDQGEDFNAVAADMLNWTDTDVMLGTVTRDGLDGAIADAVFDASVNVVTGPVETLFGQHILIVDDITEGGNATLEDVRDEITRTLRSEEAIDLLYERANLLEDEIASGASLDEALGKAGGKIVTINDIDRNGLDIDGQPMVDDSEIAQESAIIEAIWTNDIGTLSVLQEASADIFFMVDVTTETEARPRTLDEVKQRAIKDWKLVQAIKSARAAADAAIANPASFDNIAASSKFRRNGLGLDHEAARLIANTAFAQANGDFDVVETGTEAIAVMTSEIIEAEQSEIDDTNKMVADIMKNAITEDVISFMAIKLSQEHDLQINIEPVRQLLVGSQQ